A stretch of Ipomoea triloba cultivar NCNSP0323 chromosome 11, ASM357664v1 DNA encodes these proteins:
- the LOC115997458 gene encoding serpin-ZX-like, whose protein sequence is MDLRESIKNQVDVSLTLAKHVFSTEVKEDSNLVFSPLSINIILGLIAAGSGGPTLDQLLGFLKSKSTDDLNAFSSQIVAVIFSDGSPIGGPRLSVANGAWIDQTLPFKPSFKHVVDTVYKAVSESVDFQLKASEVANEVNLWAEKETGGLIKEILPAGAVDSTTRLVFANALYFKGAWTEKFNALDTTDQEFHLLNGSPVQVPFMSSKKKQYVKAFEGFKVLGLPYKQGEDKRHFSMYFILPDARDGLPSLMDKVTSESGFLERHLPGHAVSVGEFRIPKFKISFGFEASRVLKELGVVSPFAGGLTEMVDSPVGNNLCVSQIFHKTFLEVNEEGTEAAAATGVTIKLRSLLVEEKVDFVADHPFIFFIREDLTGVVVFIGTLLNPLN, encoded by the exons ATGGACCTCCGTGAATCCATCAAGAATCAGGTAGATGTTTCCTTAACGCTAGCGAAGCACGTCTTCTCTACAGAAGTCAAAGAAGATTCCAACCTAGTTTTTTCTCCTCTCTCAATTAATATCATTTTGGGTCTGATTGCCGCCGGCTCCGGAGGTCCCACTCTCGACCAGCTACTCGGTTTCCTCAAGTCTAAGTCCACCGACGATCTCAACGCCTTTTCTTCTCAGATCGTCGCCGTTATCTTCTCGGACGGCAGCCCCATCGGCGGCCCACGCTTGTCGGTGGCAAACGGTGCGTGGATCGACCAGACTTTGCCTTTCAAGCCTTCCTTCAAACACGTGGTGGACACTGTTTACAAGGCTGTTTCTGAATCCGTTGATTTTCAGCTCAAg GCGAGTGAAGTGGCTAACGAAGTGAATTTGTGGGCAGAGAAGGAAACTGGCGGTCTGATCAAAGAGATACTTCCCGCAGGTGCAGTTGACAGTACAACGAGGCTGGTTTTTGCAAATGCTTTGTATTTTAAAGGAGCCTGGACTGAGAAATTCAATGCATTGGATACAACAGATCAGGAGTTCCACCTCCTTAATGGGAGCCCTGTCCAGGTTCCCTTCATGAGCAGTAAGAAGAAGCAGTACGTGAAAGCGTTTGAAGGCTTCAAAGTCTTGGGGCTACCTTATAAACAAGGCGAAGATAAGCGCCATTTCTCCATGTACTTCATTTTGCCAGATGCCCGGGATGGACTGCCGTCTTTGATGGATAAGGTCACTTCTGAATCCGGATTCTTAGAGCGCCACCTCCCTGGTCATGCGGTTTCGGTGGGCGAGTTTCGTATCCCGAAATTCAAAATATCCTTCGGCTTTGAAGCTTCAAGGGTTCTTAAGGAGCTCGGTGTGGTGTCACCTTTTGCTGGGGGTCTCACGGAAATGGTGGACTCCCCCGTGGGGAATAACCTCTGTGTTTCGCAAATTTTCCACAAGACCTTTCTTGAGGTTAACGAGGAAGGTACAGAAGCTGCAGCTGCTACTGGTGTTACAATAAAGCTCCGAAGCTTGCTAGTGGAAGAGAAGGTAGACTTCGTGGCTGACCATCCGTTCATCTTTTTCATTCGAGAAGATTTGACTGGAGTCGTCGTCTTCATCGGGACTTTACTTAATCCTCTTAATTAA